A region from the Clavibacter sp. A6099 genome encodes:
- a CDS encoding pyridoxal-phosphate dependent enzyme, with protein sequence MDERLRLWTEPTPVHPVPRLAQALGLDPERLLMKRDDLIGWGGGGNKARKLERSLGRAVARGATTVITTGAAQSNHARMTAAAGASLGLDVVLVLEGHEVAERGNVLLDGLYGARMVWSGDERAESRAGSVVAELEAVGTRVHRVAFGGSDAHSVQGFVDAGHELTRQVGEVDHVVVALGSGGTMAGLVEALGPERVLGVHCGAVAEPRAVVAGFLAERGTGIRADALRIDEGRVGAGYAHLTDEARDALVLVARTTGILLDPTYTARAAAGLAAAVGDGSIGPDDRVVLWHSGGVPGLFGHAELGA encoded by the coding sequence GTGGACGAACGCCTCCGCCTCTGGACCGAGCCGACCCCCGTGCACCCGGTCCCCCGCCTCGCCCAGGCGCTCGGCCTGGATCCGGAGCGGCTCCTGATGAAGCGCGACGACCTCATCGGCTGGGGCGGCGGCGGGAACAAGGCCAGGAAGCTCGAGCGCTCGCTCGGGCGGGCCGTCGCACGCGGGGCCACGACGGTGATCACCACGGGCGCCGCGCAGAGCAACCACGCGCGCATGACCGCGGCGGCGGGCGCATCGCTCGGGCTCGACGTCGTGCTGGTGCTGGAGGGCCACGAGGTCGCCGAGCGCGGCAACGTGCTGCTCGACGGGCTGTACGGCGCGCGCATGGTGTGGTCGGGCGACGAGCGCGCGGAGTCGCGCGCCGGGTCGGTCGTCGCGGAGCTGGAGGCGGTGGGCACGCGCGTGCACCGGGTGGCGTTCGGCGGATCCGACGCGCACTCCGTGCAGGGCTTCGTCGACGCCGGCCACGAGCTGACGCGTCAGGTCGGCGAGGTGGACCACGTGGTCGTCGCCCTCGGGTCCGGCGGCACGATGGCCGGGCTGGTCGAGGCGCTCGGGCCCGAGCGCGTGCTCGGCGTGCACTGCGGCGCCGTCGCCGAGCCGCGTGCTGTGGTCGCGGGGTTCCTCGCGGAGCGCGGGACGGGGATCCGGGCGGACGCCCTGCGCATCGACGAAGGCCGGGTCGGTGCCGGCTACGCGCACCTCACCGACGAGGCGCGGGACGCGCTCGTGCTCGTGGCGCGCACGACGGGGATCCTCCTCGACCCCACCTACACGGCCCGCGCGGCGGCAGGGCTGGCGGCGGCCGTCGGCGACGGTTCCATCGGCCCGGACGACCGGGTCGTGCTCTGGCACTCGGGCGGCGTCCCCGGCCTGTTCGGCCACGCCGAGCTCGGCGCCTGA
- the xylB gene encoding xylulokinase: MLIVTTKTLVAGIDSSTQSCKVVVRDLDTGALVRSGRASHPDGTEVDPARWWDALLAAIADAGGLDDVAAISVGGQQHGMVCLDEHGAVIRDALLWNDTRSAQAAADLRDELGAEAWASATGVVPVASFTATKLRWLRDAEPENAARVAAVALPHDWLTWRLLGHGVGSPDLAALATDRSDASGTAYWSSVTGEYRLDLLERALGRVVGLPRVLGPGESAGVTGDGIPGLPAGIPVGPGAGDNAAAALGLGAVPGDVVVSIGTSGTVFAVTANPITDDTGTVAGFADATGNFLPLIATLNAARVLDGGARLLGVDHARLSELALEAPAGSDGLVLLPYFEGERTPNLPDATASLHGMTLRNSTPATMARAHVEGMLCGLADGLDAITRQGVEVERVLLIGGGAKSRAVREIAPTIFGVPIHVPDAGEFVADGAAKQAAWILTGSVPEWPLAGDEVFDAPGVPAVREAYAEAKAELGY, translated from the coding sequence ATGTTGATCGTGACAACGAAGACACTGGTAGCAGGCATCGACTCCTCCACGCAGAGCTGCAAGGTGGTCGTCCGCGACCTCGACACGGGGGCCCTCGTGCGCTCCGGCCGCGCGTCCCACCCCGACGGCACGGAGGTGGATCCCGCTCGCTGGTGGGACGCGCTCCTCGCCGCCATCGCCGACGCGGGCGGGCTCGACGACGTCGCCGCGATCTCGGTCGGCGGCCAGCAGCACGGCATGGTCTGCCTCGACGAGCATGGCGCGGTGATCCGCGACGCGCTCCTCTGGAACGACACCCGATCCGCGCAGGCCGCCGCCGACCTCCGCGACGAGCTCGGCGCCGAGGCGTGGGCGAGCGCCACGGGCGTCGTCCCCGTCGCGTCCTTCACGGCCACCAAGCTCCGCTGGCTCCGCGACGCCGAGCCCGAGAACGCCGCCCGCGTCGCCGCCGTCGCGCTCCCGCACGACTGGCTGACCTGGCGCCTGCTCGGCCACGGCGTCGGATCCCCGGACCTCGCCGCCCTCGCCACCGACCGCTCCGACGCGAGCGGAACCGCGTACTGGTCGAGCGTCACGGGGGAGTACCGCCTCGACCTGCTGGAGCGCGCGCTCGGCCGCGTCGTCGGCCTGCCGCGCGTGCTCGGCCCCGGCGAGTCCGCCGGCGTCACGGGCGACGGGATCCCCGGCTTGCCGGCCGGCATCCCCGTCGGCCCCGGCGCGGGCGACAACGCGGCCGCCGCGCTCGGCCTCGGCGCAGTGCCCGGCGACGTGGTCGTCTCGATCGGCACGTCCGGCACGGTGTTCGCCGTCACGGCGAATCCGATCACCGACGACACCGGCACGGTCGCCGGCTTCGCGGACGCCACGGGCAACTTCCTCCCGCTCATCGCGACCCTCAACGCCGCCCGCGTGCTCGACGGCGGCGCGCGCCTCCTCGGCGTCGACCACGCGCGGCTGTCCGAGCTCGCGCTCGAGGCCCCCGCGGGATCCGACGGCCTCGTGCTCCTGCCCTACTTCGAGGGCGAGCGCACCCCGAACCTGCCCGACGCGACCGCGTCCCTCCACGGCATGACCCTCCGCAACTCGACGCCCGCGACCATGGCCCGCGCGCACGTCGAGGGCATGCTGTGCGGCCTGGCCGACGGCCTCGACGCGATCACGCGCCAGGGCGTCGAGGTGGAGCGCGTGCTCCTCATCGGCGGCGGGGCGAAGAGCCGTGCGGTCCGCGAGATCGCGCCGACGATCTTCGGCGTCCCGATCCACGTGCCGGACGCGGGCGAGTTCGTCGCCGACGGCGCCGCGAAGCAGGCCGCGTGGATCCTCACGGGCAGCGTCCCCGAGTGGCCCCTCGCGGGCGACGAGGTCTTCGACGCGCCGGGCGTGCCCGCGGTGCGCGAGGCGTACGCGGAGGCGAAGGCGGAGCTGGGGTACTGA
- a CDS encoding CpaF family protein, with the protein MRVQTRTPLDTIAGRVRERLRDDGAAADIAGTAAVVREEVRRFAEQALGSDSRLLDDEAATERQVLARITGFGALQPLLDDDSIEEIWINAPTRVFVARAGVPELTPLVLTDAEVRDLVERMLQSSGRRVDLSTPFVDASLPDGSRLHVVIPDVTRRHWAVNIRKFSRRIRELDHLVALGSLPLQAAEFLRMSVRAGLSIVVSGATHTGKTTMIDALLSSARASDRIVTVEETFELDPAGRDVVAMQCRQPSLEGSGEITLRRLIKEALRMRPDRLVVGEVREAECLDLLIALNSGVPGMCSIHANSAREALVKLCTLPLLAGRNIDSAFVVPTVATSVDLVVHLEVLPSGARRVVEILAPGGRHSGMVIEASSVFALEDGILTATGGQPAHLAKFRAVGLDPLRVLVGAP; encoded by the coding sequence GTGCGGGTGCAGACGCGGACCCCACTCGACACCATCGCCGGACGGGTGCGCGAGCGCCTACGGGACGACGGGGCGGCGGCCGACATCGCGGGCACGGCGGCCGTCGTCCGCGAGGAGGTCAGGCGGTTCGCGGAGCAGGCGCTCGGATCCGACTCGCGGCTCCTGGACGACGAGGCGGCCACCGAGCGCCAGGTGCTCGCGCGCATCACGGGCTTCGGTGCCTTGCAACCGCTCCTCGACGACGACTCGATCGAGGAGATCTGGATCAACGCGCCGACCCGTGTCTTCGTGGCGCGGGCCGGCGTCCCCGAGCTGACGCCGCTCGTCCTCACCGACGCGGAGGTGCGCGACCTCGTCGAGCGGATGCTGCAGTCCTCCGGGCGCCGCGTCGACCTCTCCACGCCCTTCGTGGACGCCTCCCTGCCCGACGGATCGCGGCTCCACGTGGTGATCCCCGACGTCACCCGCCGCCACTGGGCCGTCAACATCCGGAAGTTCTCCCGGCGGATCCGCGAGCTCGACCACCTCGTCGCCCTCGGCAGCCTGCCGCTGCAGGCCGCCGAGTTCCTGCGCATGAGCGTGCGTGCGGGCCTCTCCATCGTCGTCAGCGGGGCGACGCACACGGGCAAGACCACGATGATCGACGCCCTCCTGTCCTCGGCGCGCGCCTCGGACCGCATCGTCACGGTGGAGGAGACCTTCGAGCTGGATCCGGCGGGCCGTGACGTCGTCGCCATGCAGTGCCGCCAGCCGAGCCTCGAGGGCTCGGGGGAGATCACGCTGCGACGGCTCATCAAGGAGGCGCTGCGGATGCGGCCCGACCGGCTCGTGGTCGGCGAGGTGCGCGAGGCGGAGTGCCTCGACCTCCTCATCGCGCTCAACTCGGGCGTGCCGGGCATGTGCTCGATCCACGCGAACAGCGCGCGCGAGGCGCTCGTCAAGCTGTGCACCCTGCCGCTGCTGGCCGGCCGGAACATCGACTCCGCCTTCGTCGTGCCGACCGTCGCGACCTCGGTCGACCTCGTCGTGCACCTCGAGGTGCTGCCGTCGGGTGCCCGGCGGGTGGTCGAGATCCTCGCCCCCGGCGGCCGGCACTCGGGCATGGTCATCGAGGCGAGCTCGGTGTTCGCCCTGGAGGACGGGATCCTGACCGCCACCGGAGGCCAGCCCGCGCACCTGGCCAAGTTCCGCGCGGTCGGGCTGGATCCGCTCCGGGTCCTGGTGGGCGCTCCGTGA
- a CDS encoding type II secretion system F family protein, protein MSVALGLALGAGLVLLISPRLWPASPDGSGRARGLTASVHDRLTHAGLARVSVSSFLAVSGLVGLVAGVLVEALLRVDGAALAAAATGLLLPWAVVGARSAARRRAHREVWPDVVDHLVSAVRAGMGLPDAVASLAVAGPAVLRPAFRDFASVHRTTGSFAVALDELKEQLADPTADRILETLRMAREVGGTQLPDVLRGLARFLREEAAIRSEAEARQSWVVNAAKLGVAAPWIILALLSTRHEAVAAYDTAAGTVVIVVGLVVSAIAYRLMLALGRLPEDRRWFA, encoded by the coding sequence GTGAGCGTCGCCCTCGGGCTCGCGCTCGGCGCCGGCCTCGTCCTCCTCATCTCGCCGCGCCTGTGGCCCGCCTCGCCCGACGGGTCGGGGCGCGCCCGGGGGCTGACCGCGTCCGTGCACGATCGCCTCACCCACGCGGGGCTGGCCCGGGTCTCGGTGAGCTCCTTCCTCGCCGTCTCCGGGCTGGTCGGCCTGGTCGCGGGCGTCCTGGTGGAGGCGCTCCTCCGCGTCGACGGCGCCGCCCTCGCCGCAGCGGCCACGGGCCTGCTGCTGCCGTGGGCCGTCGTGGGGGCGCGATCCGCGGCCCGTCGTCGGGCCCATCGCGAGGTGTGGCCCGACGTCGTCGACCACCTCGTGAGCGCGGTCCGGGCGGGCATGGGGCTGCCGGATGCGGTGGCGTCGCTCGCCGTCGCGGGTCCCGCGGTACTCCGGCCCGCCTTCCGGGACTTCGCGTCCGTGCACCGCACGACGGGCAGCTTCGCCGTGGCGCTCGACGAGCTCAAGGAGCAGCTGGCGGATCCGACGGCCGATCGCATCCTCGAGACGCTGCGGATGGCGCGCGAGGTGGGCGGCACGCAGCTGCCCGACGTGCTCCGCGGGCTGGCCCGTTTCCTCCGGGAGGAGGCCGCCATCCGGAGCGAGGCCGAGGCCCGGCAGTCGTGGGTCGTCAACGCGGCCAAGCTCGGCGTCGCGGCCCCGTGGATCATCCTCGCCCTGCTGTCCACCCGGCACGAGGCCGTCGCCGCGTACGACACCGCCGCGGGCACCGTCGTGATCGTCGTCGGGCTCGTCGTGTCCGCCATCGCGTACCGGCTGATGCTCGCCCTCGGGCGGCTGCCGGAGGACAGGAGGTGGTTCGCGTGA
- a CDS encoding type II secretion system F family protein, whose product MTGVESWGAVLGLVAGVGLWTMMGAVPRFRRARLLDRVAPHVLDVSEGARRHLALTTVHPLPVLGTLGAPAVIPLRRGLARVLGGTERIERMLGQSGSGEDVERHRSRQLVGLVLGAAAGIVIAALVGGAAVVAGGLPQAQLVAVPFVAAVAGLVACDTALERRAKRRIARIQAELPTVLEFLALSLAAGEGLLDALRRVARVGSGELAAELGRVVADVGTGIPVARAFDDLARRLAMPAVSRLVDQLAGSLERGTPLAEVLRAQAQDAREVAKRELLESAGRKEVGMLVPLVFLILPLTIVFALFPGVFVLQLGL is encoded by the coding sequence GTGACGGGGGTCGAGTCCTGGGGCGCCGTCCTCGGCCTCGTCGCGGGCGTGGGGCTCTGGACGATGATGGGAGCGGTTCCCCGCTTCCGGCGCGCTCGCCTGCTCGATCGAGTGGCCCCGCACGTCCTCGACGTCTCGGAGGGCGCACGTCGTCACCTCGCCCTCACCACCGTCCACCCGCTGCCCGTGCTCGGCACGCTCGGCGCCCCGGCCGTGATCCCGCTGCGTCGCGGCCTCGCACGCGTGCTCGGCGGCACGGAGCGCATCGAGCGGATGCTCGGACAGTCGGGCTCGGGCGAGGACGTCGAGAGGCACCGGTCGCGCCAGCTCGTCGGCCTCGTCCTCGGGGCCGCCGCCGGCATCGTGATCGCCGCCCTGGTGGGCGGCGCCGCCGTCGTGGCGGGAGGGCTGCCGCAGGCGCAGCTGGTCGCCGTGCCGTTCGTCGCGGCCGTCGCCGGCCTGGTCGCCTGCGACACCGCGCTCGAGCGGCGCGCGAAGCGTCGGATCGCGCGCATCCAGGCGGAGCTGCCCACCGTGCTGGAGTTCCTGGCGCTCAGCCTCGCCGCGGGGGAGGGCCTGCTCGACGCGCTCCGCCGCGTGGCCCGCGTCGGCTCCGGGGAGCTCGCGGCGGAGCTGGGGCGCGTCGTCGCCGACGTCGGCACGGGCATCCCCGTCGCCCGCGCCTTCGACGACCTCGCCCGACGCCTGGCGATGCCCGCCGTGTCGCGGCTCGTCGACCAGCTCGCCGGATCCCTCGAGCGCGGCACCCCGCTCGCGGAGGTGCTGCGCGCGCAGGCCCAGGACGCGCGCGAGGTGGCCAAGCGCGAGCTCCTCGAGAGCGCCGGCCGCAAGGAGGTGGGGATGCTCGTGCCGCTGGTGTTCCTGATCCTCCCGCTCACCATCGTCTTCGCCCTGTTCCCCGGCGTCTTCGTCCTGCAGCTCGGGCTGTAG